From Nguyenibacter vanlangensis, one genomic window encodes:
- a CDS encoding outer membrane beta-barrel protein: MNSIKGTGVALLCAGLACGALSGQARAQVTLFPNPHPASEFQTWLQGVTLTGQIDGGIDANPARPDNGINFGNFLGDHANQAQLNQLALTLARAIDPTRHEYQIGFTLEALYGSDARYYHLLGISDQAISTRYQLIPAQAHIDVHLPWLTKGGLDMQAGILQAPMGVETLDPTTRPFYTLAYTSQYSVPFEHIGAMFKWHVSDIVDVTFGIDTGNQTTFGASDNNDAPAGYFGFNLNSLLHGKLTIVELSRVGPEDPVRVLGPAANHQNRFWNDINATYAISDRLSVTGEFNYLHDDGLRADTTSFVSFLSYKISPVLTLNYRGEIYRDNTGLFVASFLTNRAYMQAIAGLPAPAETAPPTTYGELTLGVTYHPTLGHHVRVFEIRPEIRFDRSLNGTSPFNDGRNTGMFTFGGDAVLGF; the protein is encoded by the coding sequence ATGAATTCGATCAAGGGTACTGGCGTGGCGTTACTGTGCGCCGGCCTGGCATGCGGCGCTTTGTCCGGACAGGCGCGGGCGCAGGTCACGCTCTTTCCCAATCCGCATCCGGCATCGGAATTCCAGACCTGGCTGCAGGGGGTTACCTTGACCGGGCAGATCGATGGCGGGATCGATGCCAATCCGGCGCGGCCGGATAACGGGATCAATTTCGGCAACTTCCTGGGCGATCATGCAAATCAGGCCCAGTTGAACCAGCTTGCGCTGACGCTGGCCCGCGCCATCGACCCGACCAGGCACGAATACCAGATCGGCTTCACGCTGGAAGCGCTGTATGGTTCGGATGCGCGCTATTATCACCTGCTGGGCATTTCCGACCAGGCGATCTCGACCCGCTATCAGCTCATACCCGCCCAGGCCCATATCGACGTCCATCTGCCGTGGCTGACCAAGGGCGGGCTGGACATGCAGGCAGGCATTCTGCAGGCCCCGATGGGGGTCGAAACGCTGGACCCGACGACCCGCCCCTTCTATACGCTGGCCTATACGTCGCAATATTCCGTGCCGTTCGAACATATCGGCGCGATGTTCAAATGGCATGTCAGCGATATCGTCGACGTGACGTTCGGCATCGATACCGGCAACCAGACGACCTTCGGCGCCAGCGACAACAACGACGCCCCGGCGGGGTATTTCGGGTTCAACCTGAACAGCCTGCTGCACGGCAAGCTGACCATCGTCGAGCTGAGCCGCGTCGGCCCCGAAGACCCGGTGCGGGTGCTGGGACCGGCGGCCAATCACCAGAACCGATTCTGGAACGATATCAACGCGACCTATGCGATCAGCGACAGGCTGTCGGTCACCGGCGAATTCAACTACCTGCACGATGACGGGCTGCGGGCCGACACCACCAGCTTCGTCAGCTTCCTGAGCTACAAGATCAGTCCCGTCCTGACCCTGAATTACCGGGGTGAAATCTATCGCGACAATACCGGTCTGTTCGTCGCCAGCTTTCTGACCAACCGGGCCTATATGCAGGCGATCGCCGGCCTGCCCGCGCCTGCCGAAACCGCGCCGCCGACGACGTATGGCGAGCTGACCCTGGGCGTGACCTACCACCCCACGCTGGGCCACCATGTGCGGGTCTTCGAGATCCGGCCGGAAATCCGCTTCGACCGCTCGCTGAACGGGACGTCGCCCTTCAATGACGGGCGGAATACCGGGATGTTCACCTTCGGTGGCGACGCGGTGCTGGGCTTCTGA
- a CDS encoding ammonium transporter: MLFRKAAPWCAAPVLAAAPSAAFAAPPAVDTGDTAWMLTSTALVLMMTIPGLALFYGGMVRKKNVLATLMQSFAICCIITIVWMVAGYSLTFSTGTPYIGDLSRVMLNGIGAHIAKGADIGFTLGQGSSNPTVMTIPESVYMMFQMTFAIITPALIAGAFADRMKFSALCVFTVLWSLLVYAPIAHWVWSPIGWVAGFGAIDFAGGTVVHINAGIAGLVAALVLGRRRGYGTEDLAPFNLTYAVIGASLLWVGWFGFNAGSAVGSNGRAGMAMATTQIATAAAALGWMVAEWARTGKPTVLGIISGAVAGLVAITPAAGFVLPGGALAIGLAAGVICYFAATSLKHALGYDDSLDAFGVHGVGGILGALLTGVFAYGPLSVTDANPAGISGSFAQFVIQAKAVGVTIVWCAVVTFILLKIVDLAVGLRVSSEQEQEGLDMALHGERIS, encoded by the coding sequence CTGCTTTTCCGGAAGGCGGCGCCCTGGTGTGCCGCGCCGGTGCTTGCCGCCGCCCCGTCCGCTGCCTTTGCCGCCCCTCCGGCCGTCGATACCGGCGACACGGCGTGGATGCTGACCAGCACCGCCCTGGTGCTGATGATGACCATCCCGGGCCTGGCGCTGTTCTATGGCGGCATGGTCCGCAAGAAGAACGTGCTGGCCACGCTGATGCAGTCCTTCGCGATCTGCTGCATCATCACCATCGTCTGGATGGTCGCGGGCTACAGCCTGACCTTCTCGACCGGCACGCCCTATATCGGCGACCTGTCGCGCGTCATGCTCAACGGCATCGGCGCGCATATCGCCAAGGGCGCCGATATCGGCTTCACGCTCGGCCAGGGCTCGTCCAACCCCACGGTGATGACGATCCCCGAGAGCGTCTACATGATGTTCCAGATGACGTTCGCGATCATCACCCCGGCCCTGATCGCCGGCGCCTTCGCCGACCGCATGAAATTCAGCGCCCTGTGCGTCTTTACCGTCCTGTGGTCGCTGCTGGTCTATGCCCCGATCGCCCATTGGGTCTGGAGCCCGATCGGCTGGGTCGCGGGCTTCGGCGCCATCGATTTCGCCGGCGGCACGGTCGTGCACATCAATGCCGGCATCGCCGGGCTGGTGGCCGCCCTGGTGCTGGGCAGGCGCCGCGGCTACGGCACCGAGGACCTGGCGCCGTTCAACCTGACCTACGCCGTCATCGGCGCGTCGCTGCTGTGGGTGGGCTGGTTCGGCTTCAACGCCGGCTCGGCCGTCGGGTCGAACGGCCGCGCCGGCATGGCCATGGCCACCACCCAGATCGCCACCGCCGCCGCCGCGCTGGGCTGGATGGTCGCGGAATGGGCGCGCACCGGCAAGCCGACGGTGCTGGGCATCATTTCCGGCGCCGTGGCGGGGCTGGTCGCCATCACTCCGGCCGCCGGCTTCGTGCTGCCGGGTGGCGCGCTGGCCATCGGACTGGCGGCGGGAGTGATCTGCTATTTCGCCGCGACGTCGCTGAAACATGCGCTGGGCTATGACGACAGCCTGGACGCGTTCGGCGTGCACGGGGTGGGCGGCATCCTGGGCGCGCTGCTGACGGGCGTGTTCGCCTACGGCCCGCTCTCGGTCACCGACGCCAATCCCGCCGGCATCAGCGGCTCGTTCGCGCAGTTCGTCATCCAGGCCAAGGCGGTCGGCGTGACGATCGTCTGGTGCGCCGTCGTGACCTTCATCCTGCTCAAGATCGTCGACCTGGCCGTCGGCCTGCGCGTCTCGTCCGAGCAGGAGCAGGAAGGACTGGACATGGCGCTGCATGGCGAAAGGATCAGCTAA
- a CDS encoding P-II family nitrogen regulator — protein sequence MKFIIAIVKPFKLDDVRAALGKIGIEGITVTEVKGYGRQKGHTEIYRGAEYQVAFVPKVKIEVAVADALEHQALDAIRAAAYTGTIGDGKMFVLDLLQAVRIRTNEIGEIAL from the coding sequence GTGAAGTTCATCATCGCCATCGTCAAGCCGTTCAAGCTTGATGACGTCCGTGCGGCGCTGGGCAAGATCGGGATCGAAGGCATCACCGTCACCGAGGTCAAGGGATACGGGCGGCAGAAGGGACATACCGAGATCTATCGCGGCGCCGAATATCAGGTGGCCTTCGTGCCGAAGGTCAAGATCGAGGTCGCGGTCGCCGACGCGCTGGAGCACCAGGCACTGGATGCCATCCGGGCTGCCGCCTATACCGGCACCATCGGAGACGGGAAAATGTTCGTTCTCGATCTTCTGCAGGCCGTTCGCATCCGCACCAATGAAATCGGGGAGATTGCTTTGTGA